In Streptomyces sp. NBC_00704, a genomic segment contains:
- the hemQ gene encoding hydrogen peroxide-dependent heme synthase, which yields MSDDASTTEPGRIPNKGKLAKDLNEVIRYTLWSVFKLKDVLPEDRAGYADEVQELFDQLAAKDVTIRGTYDLSGLRADADLMIWWHAETSDQLQEAYNLFRRTRLGRALEPVWSNMALHRPAEFNRSHIPAFLADETPRDYVSVYPFVRSYDWYLLPDEDRRRMLADHGKMARGYPDVRANTVASFSLGDYEWILAFEADELHRIVDLMRHLRASEARRHVREEVPFYTGRRKSVADLVAELA from the coding sequence ATGAGTGACGACGCCTCCACCACCGAGCCCGGCAGGATCCCGAACAAGGGCAAACTCGCCAAGGACCTCAACGAGGTCATCCGCTACACCCTGTGGTCCGTCTTCAAACTGAAGGACGTGCTCCCCGAGGACCGCGCGGGGTACGCCGACGAGGTCCAGGAGCTGTTCGACCAGCTCGCCGCCAAGGACGTGACGATCCGCGGCACCTACGACCTGTCCGGCCTGCGCGCCGACGCCGACCTGATGATCTGGTGGCACGCGGAGACCAGCGACCAGTTGCAGGAGGCGTACAACCTCTTCCGCCGCACCCGGCTGGGCCGCGCGCTGGAGCCGGTCTGGTCGAACATGGCGCTGCACCGTCCCGCCGAGTTCAACCGCTCGCACATCCCGGCGTTCCTCGCCGACGAGACGCCCCGCGACTACGTGAGCGTCTACCCCTTCGTCCGCTCCTACGACTGGTACCTGCTGCCCGACGAGGACCGCCGCCGCATGCTGGCCGACCACGGCAAGATGGCCCGCGGCTACCCCGACGTCCGGGCCAACACCGTCGCCTCGTTCTCGCTGGGCGACTACGAGTGGATCCTGGCCTTCGAGGCCGACGAGCTGCACCGCATCGTCGACCTCATGCGCCACCTGCGCGCCTCCGAGGCCCGCAGGCACGTCCGCGAGGAGGTGCCGTTCTACACCGGCCGGCGCAAGTCCGTGGCCGACCTGGTCGCCGAACTGGCCTGA